A genomic segment from Pseudosulfitobacter sp. DSM 107133 encodes:
- a CDS encoding acyl-CoA dehydrogenase family protein: MDLSYTDEELAFRDEVRAFMRDELPKEMSDKIRLGEELGKEGQEKWHAILNSKGWLAPNWPKKFGGAEWNAVQRHIFEEEAAAHHAPRIVPFGLSMLAPVLQKFGSKEQQDYWLPRLLEGKDWWCQGYSEPGAGSDLASLKTRAVRDGDHYIVNGQKTWTTLGQHANMIFCLVRTDPDVKQQEGISFLLIDMNTPGIEVRPIILLDGTHEVNEVFFDDVKVPVENLVGEENKGWTYAKYLLTHERTNIAGVGFSQAGLNTVKRIARAEMAGGKPLMANPHFAARVAQVEIDLKAMATSNLRIISKAAAGGAPGVEASMLKVKGTIIRQEINDLARRAVGPYAMPFASEAIEGSNEALPDPHEAGPVAAQYFNNRKLSIFGGSNEIQRGIIAKVMMGGGQ; this comes from the coding sequence ATGGACCTGAGCTATACCGACGAAGAACTGGCATTCCGCGACGAGGTTCGCGCATTCATGCGTGACGAGCTTCCCAAGGAGATGTCGGACAAGATCCGCCTTGGCGAAGAGCTGGGCAAGGAAGGTCAGGAAAAATGGCATGCCATCCTGAACAGCAAGGGCTGGCTTGCGCCGAACTGGCCGAAGAAATTCGGCGGGGCCGAATGGAACGCCGTGCAGCGTCACATTTTCGAGGAAGAGGCCGCCGCACACCACGCGCCGCGCATCGTGCCCTTTGGTCTGTCGATGCTGGCGCCCGTGCTGCAAAAGTTCGGCTCGAAAGAGCAGCAGGACTATTGGCTGCCACGTCTGCTTGAGGGCAAGGATTGGTGGTGTCAGGGCTATTCCGAGCCGGGCGCCGGCTCTGACCTCGCGTCGCTGAAAACCCGCGCCGTGCGTGATGGCGACCACTATATCGTCAACGGGCAAAAGACATGGACCACGCTGGGCCAGCACGCCAACATGATCTTCTGCCTGGTGCGCACCGACCCCGACGTGAAACAGCAAGAGGGCATTTCGTTCCTGCTGATCGACATGAATACCCCGGGCATCGAGGTGCGCCCGATCATCCTGCTGGATGGCACGCACGAGGTGAACGAAGTATTCTTTGACGACGTCAAAGTGCCGGTCGAAAACCTTGTTGGCGAAGAAAACAAGGGCTGGACCTATGCCAAGTATCTGCTGACTCACGAGCGCACCAATATCGCGGGCGTCGGGTTCTCGCAGGCCGGTCTGAACACCGTGAAACGCATTGCCCGCGCCGAAATGGCCGGAGGCAAGCCGCTGATGGCGAACCCGCATTTTGCCGCACGCGTCGCGCAGGTCGAGATTGACCTGAAAGCGATGGCGACCAGCAACCTGCGTATCATTTCGAAGGCTGCTGCCGGTGGCGCGCCGGGGGTTGAAGCGTCGATGCTGAAGGTCAAGGGCACGATCATCCGTCAGGAAATCAACGATCTGGCACGTCGGGCCGTTGGCCCCTACGCGATGCCCTTTGCCTCGGAAGCGATCGAAGGCAGCAACGAAGCCTTGCCCGATCCGCACGAGGCCGGTCCGGTCGCGGCGCAGTATTTCAACAATCGCAAGCTGTCGATCTTTGGCGGCAGCAACGAAATCCAACGCGGCATCATCGCGAAGGTCATGATGGGAGGCGGTCAATGA
- a CDS encoding acyl-CoA dehydrogenase, whose product MNFDLTEERQMLQDSLRRYLRDKYSTATRNEILESAAGMSTDVWAQLAELGVIGALFTEEQGGFGGAGFDIAVVFEELGRAGVVEPFMDSALIGGRILAACDKSDLVEEMIGGGLQLAVAHGEPTSRYDLSHVRTSVDGGKLNGRKAVVMNAEMADHLIVSARTSGDVADEAGISLYLVAKDAPGLTIQGYPLLAGGRAAEVTLDGVEGELLSEDGFAVLSDVIALATTAQCAETLGAMDTATRLTNDYLGTRKQFGRPIGTFQALAHRMADMLIEMEQARSAVINAAGNLNEETRIRDLNISAAKNLLGRAGRLIAEEAIQMHGGIAMTQEYELAHIAKRITMADHRFGDTDHHLERFIALSAA is encoded by the coding sequence ATGAACTTTGATCTGACAGAAGAGCGGCAAATGCTGCAAGACAGCCTGCGGCGCTACCTGCGGGACAAATATTCCACAGCCACGCGCAACGAGATTCTCGAAAGCGCGGCCGGCATGTCGACAGACGTCTGGGCGCAGCTGGCCGAACTGGGCGTCATCGGCGCGCTGTTCACCGAAGAGCAGGGCGGCTTTGGCGGTGCGGGTTTCGACATCGCCGTGGTGTTCGAGGAACTGGGCCGCGCGGGCGTGGTCGAACCGTTCATGGACAGCGCATTGATCGGGGGCCGCATCCTGGCCGCCTGTGACAAATCCGATCTGGTCGAAGAGATGATCGGTGGCGGCCTGCAACTGGCCGTGGCCCATGGCGAGCCGACCAGCCGCTATGACCTGAGCCATGTGCGTACCTCTGTGGACGGGGGCAAGCTGAACGGGCGCAAGGCGGTGGTGATGAACGCCGAAATGGCAGATCACCTGATCGTTTCGGCCCGCACCAGCGGCGACGTCGCGGACGAGGCAGGCATTTCGCTGTACCTTGTGGCCAAGGACGCGCCGGGTCTGACCATTCAGGGCTATCCCCTGCTGGCCGGTGGCCGCGCCGCCGAGGTGACTCTGGACGGTGTCGAGGGCGAACTGCTGAGCGAAGACGGCTTTGCCGTGCTGTCTGACGTGATTGCGCTGGCGACCACTGCGCAATGTGCTGAAACTCTGGGCGCGATGGACACGGCAACACGGCTGACCAACGACTATCTTGGCACGCGCAAACAGTTCGGCCGCCCCATCGGCACCTTTCAGGCGCTGGCACACCGCATGGCGGACATGCTGATCGAAATGGAACAGGCGCGCAGCGCCGTCATCAACGCGGCGGGCAACCTGAACGAAGAGACCCGCATTCGCGATCTCAACATTTCGGCGGCGAAAAACCTGTTGGGCCGCGCCGGTCGTCTGATTGCCGAGGAAGCGATCCAGATGCACGGCGGCATCGCCATGACGCAGGAATACGAACTGGCTCATATCGCCAAGCGTATCACCATGGCCGATCACCGCTTTGGCGACACCGATCACCATCTGGAACGCTTTATCGCGCTGAGTGCTGCCTGA
- a CDS encoding PaaI family thioesterase, with translation MMDGPGIIRDETGAQTLLGYVVDISAKDGKGRCVLDVGAQHGNRHGVLHGGIIACLLDNAMGYGAAVHVSEDGSAKFLTVSMNTQFIAPAPGGRVIATGKITGGGRNLMFAEGELHHEDGRLLATATGVYKKVAEGRG, from the coding sequence ATGATGGACGGGCCGGGCATCATCCGCGACGAGACGGGCGCGCAAACGCTCTTGGGGTATGTGGTTGATATTTCGGCCAAAGATGGAAAAGGACGCTGCGTGCTGGATGTCGGCGCGCAGCATGGAAACCGGCATGGTGTTCTGCATGGCGGTATCATTGCCTGTCTTCTCGACAATGCGATGGGCTATGGCGCGGCGGTGCATGTGTCCGAGGATGGCAGCGCCAAATTCCTGACTGTTTCGATGAACACGCAATTCATTGCCCCCGCCCCCGGCGGGCGGGTGATCGCCACCGGCAAGATCACCGGCGGCGGGCGCAACCTGATGTTTGCCGAAGGCGAATTGCATCACGAAGACGGCCGTCTCTTGGCGACGGCCACCGGCGTTTACAAAAAGGTAGCGGAGGGACGGGGATGA
- a CDS encoding enoyl-CoA hydratase family protein, producing MSDPYLEDTGDSLIVWNGNVHMRGALSPELYAVIEEAFAKAQEPRIRAVVLTSQGGFFCAGGNLNVLIARRDMAEDARREKIDELHNLIRLIRNSPVPVIAAVKGGAAGAGASIALACDMIVAEEGAKFTASYVNAGLVPDGGLTAHLARMVPRQLAMEMCVLAQPVTAERMQALGVVSQLSAADDVVPSALAIVDRISKGPRVAQGRIREMVARAYDQDEAAQLDTERDGMAWAAGADEAAEGIAAFLEKRAPVFDK from the coding sequence ATGAGTGATCCATATCTTGAGGATACGGGCGACAGTCTGATTGTCTGGAACGGCAATGTGCATATGCGCGGTGCCTTGTCGCCCGAGCTGTATGCGGTGATCGAAGAGGCCTTTGCCAAGGCGCAGGAGCCGCGCATTCGCGCGGTGGTGCTGACGTCGCAGGGTGGGTTCTTTTGTGCGGGCGGTAACCTGAACGTGCTGATCGCGCGGCGTGATATGGCCGAGGATGCGCGGCGCGAAAAAATCGACGAGCTGCACAACCTGATCCGCCTGATCCGCAACAGCCCCGTGCCGGTGATCGCTGCCGTCAAAGGCGGTGCGGCAGGCGCGGGCGCGTCCATTGCGCTGGCCTGTGACATGATCGTGGCAGAGGAAGGTGCGAAATTCACCGCCTCTTATGTCAATGCAGGACTGGTGCCGGATGGCGGCCTGACCGCGCATCTGGCCCGAATGGTCCCGCGCCAGCTGGCGATGGAGATGTGCGTGCTGGCGCAGCCGGTGACCGCGGAACGGATGCAGGCCCTGGGTGTCGTCAGCCAGCTGAGTGCGGCGGATGATGTGGTGCCATCGGCGCTGGCCATCGTGGACCGCATTTCCAAAGGTCCCCGCGTCGCCCAAGGGCGCATCCGCGAGATGGTGGCACGCGCATATGATCAGGACGAGGCCGCGCAACTGGATACCGAGCGTGACGGTATGGCCTGGGCTGCGGGGGCTGACGAGGCCGCCGAGGGCATCGCAGCATTTCTGGAAAAACGCGCGCCGGTGTTTGACAAATGA
- a CDS encoding class I adenylate-forming enzyme family protein: MTARVEDFLAHQVATRPDGLAFEDNTGVRVTYAELDAAADDIGARLTGLGVVAGDRVLMLSENCVAAVALLFGAWKIGATVVPFNARQTAGEVQKIIDHAEPSALVCTSAASPDAAAHGARFGAVEVAGLYGTLSFAALEGGEPDAATDVAILLYTTGTTGTPKGVMLTHDNVRFGGLTSSNLRNMTPDDVIYGVLPMTHVFGMCSVMAAAVYTGAPVRLAARFDVAATYEALKTGVTLYSAVPQMHALLMAYTRKMGYTRLDSPTLRYVSSGAAPLDPAWKRQAEAFYGVALQNGYGMTETSAGTAATTNAIGDPDISVGPALPGVEVALDMDAPGSGDGVGEVITRGPQIMKGYYKNPEETAKVLSADGWLHTGDLGRIDEKGHLHIVGRSKELIIHGGFNVYPPEVEAALNDHPQVIQAAVIGHKVDGDEKVLAFCQVADGDDVSVDALRAFAAERLAGYKRPSQIILASSLPAAPTGKILKHKLLEAFADQIG, from the coding sequence ATGACCGCGCGGGTCGAGGATTTTCTGGCGCATCAGGTTGCCACGCGACCTGACGGGTTGGCGTTCGAGGACAACACCGGTGTGCGTGTGACCTACGCCGAACTGGACGCTGCCGCTGACGACATCGGCGCGCGGCTGACCGGTCTGGGCGTCGTCGCGGGCGACCGTGTTCTGATGCTGTCCGAAAACTGCGTGGCCGCCGTGGCACTGCTGTTCGGCGCTTGGAAGATCGGGGCCACCGTGGTGCCGTTCAACGCGCGCCAGACGGCGGGCGAAGTGCAGAAAATCATCGACCACGCAGAACCCAGCGCGCTGGTCTGCACCAGCGCCGCGTCGCCGGATGCGGCGGCCCATGGCGCACGGTTCGGCGCGGTCGAGGTGGCGGGCCTCTATGGCACGCTATCTTTCGCAGCGCTTGAGGGCGGCGAACCAGATGCGGCCACCGACGTCGCGATCCTGCTGTACACCACCGGTACCACCGGCACGCCCAAGGGCGTGATGTTGACCCATGACAATGTGCGCTTTGGCGGGCTGACCTCGTCCAACCTGCGTAATATGACACCCGATGACGTGATCTATGGCGTGCTGCCGATGACCCATGTGTTCGGCATGTGCTCGGTCATGGCGGCGGCGGTCTATACCGGCGCACCTGTGCGGCTGGCGGCGCGGTTCGATGTGGCGGCGACCTACGAGGCGTTGAAAACCGGCGTCACGCTTTATTCCGCCGTGCCGCAGATGCATGCGCTGTTGATGGCCTACACGCGCAAGATGGGGTACACGCGGCTGGACAGCCCGACGTTGCGCTATGTCTCCTCCGGCGCGGCCCCGCTGGACCCGGCGTGGAAACGTCAGGCCGAGGCGTTCTATGGCGTCGCCTTGCAGAACGGTTACGGTATGACCGAAACCAGCGCAGGCACCGCTGCCACCACCAATGCGATCGGTGACCCGGATATTTCGGTTGGCCCCGCCCTGCCGGGGGTCGAAGTGGCGCTGGACATGGACGCGCCCGGATCGGGCGATGGCGTGGGCGAGGTGATCACCCGCGGCCCGCAGATCATGAAGGGCTATTACAAGAACCCCGAAGAAACGGCCAAGGTGTTGTCTGCCGACGGCTGGCTGCACACCGGTGATCTGGGGCGTATCGACGAAAAGGGGCACCTGCACATCGTGGGCCGGTCCAAGGAACTGATTATTCATGGCGGTTTCAATGTCTATCCGCCCGAGGTCGAGGCGGCGCTGAACGATCACCCGCAGGTGATTCAGGCGGCGGTGATCGGGCATAAGGTGGACGGCGACGAAAAGGTGCTGGCTTTTTGTCAGGTGGCCGATGGCGACGATGTCAGCGTTGATGCATTGCGCGCCTTTGCCGCCGAGCGGCTGGCGGGCTATAAACGCCCCAGCCAGATCATTCTGGCGTCGTCCTTGCCCGCGGCACCCACGGGCAAGATCCTGAAGCATAAACTGCTGGAAGCCTTTGCCGATCAGATCGGCTGA
- the rpe gene encoding ribulose-phosphate 3-epimerase — protein sequence MTFDRAIKIAPSILAADFANFGAECAAAEAQGADWIHVDVMDGHFVPNITFGPATCAAIRPHIKGVMDVHLMISPVDAYIDAFAQAGADVLTAHIEAGPHIHRTLQAIRAAGCKAGVALNPGTPASAVAELMDMVDLVCVMTVNPGFGGQKFIDMTTKIKTLRSMIGDRPIHIEIDGGVDPKTAPLVAQAGADVLVAGSAVFKGGSVQNPAPYGENIRAIRAAAEGVWA from the coding sequence ATGACCTTCGACCGCGCGATCAAAATTGCCCCTTCCATCCTTGCCGCCGATTTCGCCAATTTCGGTGCCGAATGCGCCGCTGCCGAAGCGCAGGGCGCCGATTGGATTCATGTAGACGTGATGGATGGCCATTTCGTGCCCAACATCACCTTTGGCCCCGCCACCTGTGCGGCGATCCGGCCCCACATCAAGGGCGTGATGGACGTGCACCTGATGATCTCGCCGGTTGATGCCTATATCGACGCTTTCGCGCAGGCCGGCGCCGATGTTCTGACCGCCCATATCGAAGCCGGCCCGCACATCCACCGCACCCTGCAAGCGATCCGCGCGGCGGGCTGCAAGGCCGGTGTGGCGCTGAACCCCGGCACGCCTGCATCCGCCGTCGCGGAGCTGATGGACATGGTTGATCTGGTCTGCGTGATGACCGTGAACCCAGGTTTCGGTGGGCAAAAATTCATCGACATGACCACCAAGATCAAAACCCTGCGCAGCATGATCGGTGACCGCCCCATTCACATCGAAATTGACGGTGGCGTTGATCCCAAGACCGCGCCGCTGGTCGCCCAGGCCGGCGCCGATGTGCTGGTGGCAGGCTCTGCCGTGTTCAAGGGCGGCTCGGTCCAGAACCCCGCCCCTTACGGCGAAAACATCCGCGCCATTCGCGCCGCTGCCGAAGGTGTCTGGGCCTAA
- a CDS encoding SDR family NAD(P)-dependent oxidoreductase, translated as MTRTALITGSAGFIGYFTARRLLDQGWRVIGLDAMTDYYDVTLKERRHAMLNQSAGFTALTERLETPGTLLDLFDKHHPDAVIHLAAQAGVRYSIDNPRSYVEANLVGTFELLEAARAFPPAHMLLASTSSVYGANTQMPYTEADKVDSQMSFYAATKKATENMAHSYAHLYDLPITMFRFFTVYGPWGRPDMAHFKFTRAILNGEAIDVYNHGDMMRDFTYIDDLTAAISALIDAAPERGKPVAGDSLSPVAPHRIVNIGNGAPVKLMDFIAAIETACGTPAQINFKDMQPGDVPATWADATLLETLTGKRPATPIQTGIDAFVAWYRDYYQI; from the coding sequence ATGACACGCACCGCACTTATCACCGGCTCGGCCGGCTTCATCGGATACTTCACCGCCCGCCGTCTGCTGGATCAGGGCTGGCGGGTGATCGGGCTGGACGCGATGACCGACTATTACGATGTGACGCTGAAAGAACGGCGTCACGCGATGCTGAACCAAAGCGCTGGCTTCACCGCCCTGACCGAACGGCTGGAAACACCCGGCACCCTGCTGGACCTTTTCGACAAACACCACCCCGACGCGGTCATCCACCTGGCCGCCCAGGCGGGCGTGCGCTATTCCATCGACAACCCGCGCTCTTACGTCGAGGCGAATCTCGTCGGCACCTTCGAACTGCTCGAAGCCGCCCGCGCCTTTCCGCCTGCCCATATGCTGCTGGCCTCAACCTCCTCGGTCTACGGCGCCAACACGCAGATGCCCTATACCGAGGCCGACAAGGTCGACAGCCAGATGTCATTCTACGCCGCCACCAAGAAGGCGACCGAGAACATGGCCCACAGCTATGCGCATCTTTATGATCTGCCGATCACAATGTTCCGCTTTTTCACTGTCTACGGGCCATGGGGCCGCCCCGACATGGCCCACTTCAAATTCACCCGCGCGATCCTGAATGGCGAGGCGATCGACGTCTACAATCACGGCGACATGATGCGCGATTTCACCTATATCGACGATCTGACCGCCGCCATCAGCGCCCTGATCGACGCGGCCCCCGAGCGGGGCAAACCTGTCGCGGGCGACAGCCTCAGCCCCGTGGCACCGCACCGCATTGTCAACATCGGCAACGGCGCGCCGGTCAAGCTGATGGATTTCATCGCCGCCATCGAAACCGCCTGCGGCACGCCTGCACAGATCAATTTCAAGGACATGCAGCCCGGCGATGTTCCCGCCACATGGGCCGATGCAACCCTGCTGGAAACCCTGACCGGCAAACGCCCCGCCACGCCGATCCAGACCGGCATCGACGCCTTCGTCGCGTGGTATCGCGATTATTACCAGATCTGA
- the xylB gene encoding xylulokinase produces the protein MYIGLDLGTSGVRALLVDEGGVPVDAQEAHYQAAHPAPGWSEQDPAMWVAGCRTALAALKAAHPAEYAAVRGIAIAGHMHGAVLLDSSDEVLRPCILWNDTRSHAEAAALDAADEVRGISGNIVFPGFTAPKLVWVAQHEPDVFARVAKVVLPKDYVSLWMTGTCASEMSDAAGTAWLDVGARDWSDRLLDAGSMRRDQMPALHEGTGVIGPLRDALGDELGLPRGVLVIAGAADNAAAACGVGALKEGDGFVSLGTSGVVLAARDGFAPDAASAVHTFCHAVPGRWYQMGVTLACTDSLNWLARITGQGPAALTAALGNDVRAPGRLRFYPYLSGERTPHNDAQVRGGFSGLDIAHEVPDMTRAVLEGVCFAQADSLKALQATGANPQSLLAIGGGAASSHWVQMLANTLNLPLDIPARGEFGAALGAARLAMCGVTGADPVEVMTKPEIARTVIPDTSLVEACAEAHETYRAAYAGLKALQ, from the coding sequence ATGTATATCGGTTTGGATTTGGGCACGTCCGGCGTGCGCGCACTTTTGGTGGACGAGGGCGGTGTGCCCGTGGATGCGCAAGAGGCGCATTATCAGGCGGCCCATCCTGCACCCGGATGGAGCGAGCAGGATCCGGCCATGTGGGTGGCGGGCTGTCGCACTGCGCTGGCAGCGCTGAAGGCGGCGCATCCTGCCGAATATGCCGCGGTGCGGGGGATCGCCATTGCCGGGCACATGCACGGGGCGGTTCTGCTGGACAGTTCAGACGAAGTGTTGCGGCCCTGTATCTTGTGGAACGACACGCGCAGCCATGCCGAGGCGGCGGCATTGGATGCGGCAGACGAGGTGCGCGGCATCAGCGGCAATATTGTCTTTCCGGGCTTTACCGCGCCCAAGCTGGTCTGGGTCGCCCAACACGAGCCGGATGTGTTCGCGCGGGTGGCCAAGGTGGTCTTGCCCAAGGATTATGTCAGCCTGTGGATGACCGGCACCTGCGCCAGCGAGATGTCTGATGCGGCAGGCACTGCGTGGCTGGACGTGGGCGCGCGCGACTGGTCCGATCGCTTGCTGGACGCAGGCAGCATGCGCCGTGATCAGATGCCCGCGCTGCACGAGGGCACCGGTGTGATCGGCCCGCTGCGCGATGCTTTGGGCGATGAATTGGGCCTGCCGCGCGGGGTTCTGGTGATTGCGGGCGCGGCGGACAATGCCGCTGCCGCCTGTGGCGTCGGTGCGTTGAAAGAGGGCGACGGTTTTGTCTCGCTGGGCACTTCGGGTGTGGTGCTGGCAGCGCGTGACGGATTTGCACCGGATGCGGCCAGCGCCGTGCACACGTTCTGTCATGCGGTGCCGGGACGGTGGTATCAGATGGGGGTGACGCTGGCCTGTACCGACAGCCTGAACTGGCTGGCGCGGATCACGGGGCAGGGGCCCGCGGCGCTGACGGCGGCGCTGGGCAATGACGTGCGCGCGCCGGGCAGACTGCGGTTTTACCCCTATCTTTCTGGCGAACGCACGCCGCACAATGATGCGCAGGTGCGCGGTGGCTTTAGCGGGCTGGACATCGCCCATGAGGTGCCCGACATGACGCGCGCCGTGCTTGAAGGTGTCTGTTTTGCCCAGGCCGACAGCCTGAAGGCGTTGCAGGCCACAGGGGCCAATCCGCAAAGCCTGTTGGCCATTGGCGGTGGTGCAGCGTCGTCGCATTGGGTGCAGATGCTGGCCAACACCCTGAACCTGCCGCTGGATATTCCGGCACGCGGCGAATTTGGCGCGGCCCTTGGTGCGGCCCGTCTGGCCATGTGCGGCGTGACCGGCGCCGATCCGGTGGAGGTGATGACCAAGCCCGAGATTGCACGGACGGTCATCCCCGACACCTCCCTTGTCGAGGCATGTGCCGAGGCGCATGAGACCTATCGTGCGGCCTATGCCGGGCTGAAGGCATTGCAGTAA
- a CDS encoding cytochrome c peroxidase: protein MSDRFFDFTGGLAALALWAGTALAGDLPAPEAEFPVADMPQIELGRLLFYDPILSGGKTVSCATCHHPRHATGDGLSLGLGDGAMGLAPDRKADPANLPTHRIPRNAPALFNVGALEYRTFFHDGRLELDETRDSGIRTPLGREMEQGFASLLSAQAMFPVLSADEMAGHLAESDVSKATRQGLMTGPGGVWDILAQRVEGIPEYRARFEEVIGDKPVHFTDIADAIAAFITFEWRATDSDFDKSLRGELELTPNEAFGRDLFYGKAGCSSCHSGLFQTDHDFHAIAMPQIGPGKRALFESGAADEGRMLVTGDPADAFKFRTPSLRNVVHTGPYGHAGAYAQLEDVIRHHLNPQKYLAEYDPAQAVLPALGGVVDTTVMDDPAEVARIAAANELAPSALSHGQMQAIIAFLGALTDTASLTGPLGVPATVPSGLPVDQ, encoded by the coding sequence ATGAGTGACAGGTTTTTTGATTTCACGGGCGGCCTTGCGGCACTGGCCCTGTGGGCCGGAACGGCGCTGGCCGGTGATTTGCCCGCGCCTGAAGCCGAGTTTCCCGTGGCGGACATGCCCCAGATCGAATTGGGGCGGCTGCTGTTTTACGACCCGATCCTGTCGGGGGGCAAGACGGTCAGCTGTGCCACCTGCCACCATCCGCGCCATGCCACGGGCGACGGGCTGTCGCTGGGATTGGGGGACGGGGCCATGGGCCTTGCGCCGGATCGCAAGGCTGATCCGGCGAACCTGCCCACCCATCGCATACCGCGCAATGCGCCCGCGCTGTTCAACGTCGGTGCGCTGGAGTACCGGACGTTCTTTCATGATGGCCGTCTGGAGCTGGACGAGACCCGCGACAGTGGCATCCGCACGCCGCTTGGGCGCGAGATGGAGCAGGGCTTTGCCAGCCTGCTGAGCGCGCAGGCAATGTTTCCGGTCCTGTCCGCCGACGAAATGGCAGGCCATCTGGCCGAAAGCGACGTGTCCAAGGCGACGCGCCAGGGGTTGATGACCGGACCGGGCGGGGTGTGGGATATTCTGGCGCAGCGGGTAGAGGGTATTCCCGAATACCGCGCGCGGTTTGAGGAGGTGATCGGGGACAAACCGGTGCATTTCACCGATATCGCCGATGCGATTGCGGCCTTTATCACCTTTGAATGGCGCGCCACTGACAGCGATTTTGACAAATCGCTGCGCGGCGAGCTTGAGCTGACGCCGAATGAGGCCTTTGGCCGCGACTTGTTCTATGGCAAGGCTGGGTGCAGCAGTTGTCATTCCGGCCTGTTCCAGACAGATCACGACTTTCATGCCATCGCCATGCCGCAGATTGGACCGGGAAAACGCGCGCTATTTGAAAGCGGCGCGGCGGACGAGGGGCGGATGCTGGTCACAGGCGACCCTGCGGATGCGTTCAAATTCCGCACGCCGTCCTTGCGCAATGTGGTTCATACAGGACCTTACGGGCACGCCGGGGCCTATGCGCAGCTTGAGGATGTGATACGCCACCACCTGAACCCTCAGAAATACCTGGCTGAATATGACCCGGCGCAGGCAGTCTTGCCCGCTCTGGGTGGGGTGGTGGACACCACCGTGATGGACGATCCGGCCGAGGTGGCGCGCATTGCTGCGGCCAACGAACTGGCACCAAGTGCGCTGAGCCACGGGCAGATGCAGGCGATCATCGCCTTTCTGGGGGCGTTGACTGATACCGCCAGCCTGACGGGGCCGCTGGGTGTGCCTGCCACCGTGCCCAGCGGGCTGCCGGTGGATCAATAG